The genomic window CAGCAATGAAGTAACCGCCACTGGCTGCCACGGAAGCCATGGAGACAATGACGGGAAGGCCATTCTGCTGAGCCTTGATGACTTCACGCCAGATCGTGTCCGAGGCGACATAGGAGCCTCCCGGACTTTCGACCCGCAGGATGATAGCTTTCACCTCTTCGCTGGCTGCCGCGTTCGCAATGGCATCACTGATGCGATCTGCGCCTGTACCAGCTGCAGAGAGGGCACCGCCCTCCGCTTTGCCAAGTGAGATCGATCCGTTCACGTAGATCAGCGCGATGCTAGAGCTGTCATCCTTTGGAGTGCTCTCAAGCTGGCTGTGATAGTCGGCAAGCGGTACGAGGTCGGAGGCATGCTCGTTCGCCGCTTCACTTGTGCTTCCATTTGACGGGAGACGCTCCAACAGTTCATCCCAGTAACCCAAATGATCCACCAGGCCGGCTTCCAGTGCATCGCGGGCGGAATAGGGGCCCTGGTTCATGAGCTGCCTGGCGCGCCCTTCGCTTATGCCGCGTCCTTCGGCGATGGCGGCGGCGACCTGTGAAAACCAGGAATCGAGGAGGTCCTGGAGATTGCTGCGGACAGCAGGGGACATGTCTTCGCGTACCATAGCATCGGCCAGACCCTTGTATTCTTCACGCTGGTCGAAGCGTACGCGAATGTCCCAGTCGTCCAGGAGTTGAGCAAAGAAGGGTGTTTCCAACTGAAAGCCGAGCAGATCCAGGCTGCCGGATGGCTGCAGCCAGATTTCGTCCAGCCCCGTGGCCAGGCTGTAGTGCAGGGTGCCATTGCCGGCTTCACCGAAGCTTTCTGCAAAGCCGATGGCGAACTTGCCGCTTTCCTGGAAATCGGAAACCAGGCTGCGAAGTTCCTGTGATTCTGCCGCACTCAGCTCACCATAGCCGAGTCTGACGACCAGTCCTTTCACGGCTGGATCATCGGCCGCTGCCTCAAGGCTGTCCATGACATCAATCAGGCTTGGAGAACGACCCAGACCGGAGAGGAGCAGGTTTGGGCCGGAGGGACCATATGTCATGCCACCAGCCGTATCGAGCATGAGCACCATTTGGCTCGGCAGTTCTTCCTGGCTGGTCCAGTCTTCAAAGTGACCCTGGAACTGCGTGAAGAGATAGGCAAGACCACCTACAAGCAGTAATGCCAGTACCCCGACGCTTGCCAGGAAGCCGACCAGGCATTTGAGCAGGAAGACGATAAGGCGCATGCAACCGGGCTCCCGGGTGGTTGTTGCAATTCACTGCGACGGTCGTCATACAGCGCTTCAGGATAGTCTTAAACGCCCTCTGGGCAGAAGGAAAGGTCACACGGACAATGGGCAGAAGCGCACGAAAAGGGGGTGGCCGTCAGGCTGTTGTTCAGGTCGAGACAATTGGCGGCCGCGGGGATGGGGTTGCCACTCTGGAAGGGAGGCCTGTCTTCATTCCGGCCACTTTGCCGGGGGATCGTCTTCGCGTGCGCTTGACCGCGGAGAAGGCCGGTGGCTGGCGCGGGGAGCCATTGGAGATGCTGGAAGAAGGCCCTGGGCATGCTGAGCCTCGTTGCCAACACTTTGGTCCATGTGGCGGATGTCAGTTGCAGCATCTTGAGGACAAAGACTATCGAACCTGGAAGGCCGGCCAGCTGTCACGGGCCCTCGAGCGTGCCGGTGTCCAGGCCGAGGCCATTTCAGAACTTCAACAGGTGCGGCCCTATAGCCGGCGTCGGGCCGTGCTGGCTGTGCGACGCTCGGGCGAAGGCGTGGAATTGGGATTTCGGGAACGCTTCAGCCACAGAATTGTGGCTTTGAAGGAATGCCATGTCCTTTCTCCTGATTTGTTCAATTTATGCCGCAAGTTGAAGCAGTATCTTCAACCTTTTCTTCAGCAGAAAGGACTGAGCGATCTCTTCGTGACAGAGATGGAGAACGGATATGACGTCCTGATCTCGGGGGGCGATACTCCTGACC from Fodinicurvata sediminis DSM 21159 includes these protein-coding regions:
- the sppA gene encoding signal peptide peptidase SppA, with amino-acid sequence MRLIVFLLKCLVGFLASVGVLALLLVGGLAYLFTQFQGHFEDWTSQEELPSQMVLMLDTAGGMTYGPSGPNLLLSGLGRSPSLIDVMDSLEAAADDPAVKGLVVRLGYGELSAAESQELRSLVSDFQESGKFAIGFAESFGEAGNGTLHYSLATGLDEIWLQPSGSLDLLGFQLETPFFAQLLDDWDIRVRFDQREEYKGLADAMVREDMSPAVRSNLQDLLDSWFSQVAAAIAEGRGISEGRARQLMNQGPYSARDALEAGLVDHLGYWDELLERLPSNGSTSEAANEHASDLVPLADYHSQLESTPKDDSSSIALIYVNGSISLGKAEGGALSAAGTGADRISDAIANAAASEEVKAIILRVESPGGSYVASDTIWREVIKAQQNGLPVIVSMASVAASGGYFIAAPADRILALPGSITGSIGVAGGKLVLSGLWDRLGVNWDGAQAGRNADIWSMNSDFDEEQWQWFQDSLDRVYDDFTGKVAQARGLTEDEIEAAAGGRIWSGADALRVGLVDELGGLRQAIEAASEVADLPSDKPIRLTPYPDPDKELQDWVRRSLSGGIESPEALARLERILILGERLAPFMERIEQLFHDPRSGLLQDSTLTRQ